Proteins encoded by one window of Synechococcus sp. MVIR-18-1:
- the purU gene encoding formyltetrahydrofolate deformylase, with amino-acid sequence MNGSTVILQLICPDRSALVSELAGWVAANGGNIRHADHHTDSGAGLFLSRIEWELDGFGLPRHAIEPAVRALAERLGGEAQLHFSDALPRVAIFVSKQSHCLLDLLWRSRSGELPMEVALVISNHPELEPLCGDFGGRFVHVPVTPATKRDAEARILDLLEEQDIELAVLAKYMQVLSGEFLKRFPQVINIHHSFLPAFKGAQPYHRAWDRGVKLIGATAHYVTEQLDDGPIIEQATLSVSHRDEVEDLIRKGRDTERLALARALRLHLCRQVMVYRGRTAVFA; translated from the coding sequence GTGAACGGGTCAACGGTCATCCTTCAACTGATCTGTCCTGATCGGTCAGCACTCGTCAGTGAGCTGGCTGGATGGGTGGCGGCCAATGGTGGAAACATTCGTCACGCTGACCATCACACCGACTCGGGTGCGGGGTTGTTTTTAAGTCGGATTGAGTGGGAGCTTGATGGTTTCGGATTGCCTCGGCATGCCATAGAGCCAGCGGTTCGTGCCCTCGCAGAGCGTCTAGGTGGGGAGGCACAGCTTCACTTCTCCGACGCGTTGCCCCGTGTTGCGATCTTTGTGAGTAAGCAGAGCCACTGTTTGCTGGATTTGCTCTGGCGCTCTCGCAGTGGTGAATTGCCGATGGAGGTTGCTTTGGTGATCTCCAATCATCCCGAATTGGAACCACTCTGTGGTGACTTTGGGGGGCGATTTGTTCACGTACCGGTCACGCCCGCAACCAAGCGGGACGCTGAAGCCCGAATTCTTGACCTCCTTGAAGAGCAGGACATTGAGCTCGCGGTGTTAGCGAAATATATGCAGGTACTGAGTGGCGAATTTTTAAAGCGCTTCCCCCAGGTGATCAATATCCATCACTCGTTCTTACCGGCGTTTAAAGGCGCTCAGCCGTATCACCGCGCCTGGGATCGGGGCGTGAAACTGATTGGTGCGACGGCGCATTACGTCACGGAACAGTTGGATGATGGTCCGATCATTGAGCAGGCCACCCTTTCTGTGAGTCACCGCGATGAGGTGGAGGATTTGATCCGCAAGGGTCGGGATACGGAGCGGTTGGCCTTGGCCAGGGCTCTGCGCTTGCATTTGTGCCGTCAGGTCATGGTGTATCGCGGTCGTACGGCGGTGTTCGCGTGA
- the psbQ gene encoding photosystem II protein PsbQ: MLSALRRIAAFCLCVCLCFGLAACSGNGNAKPATISPEDMAVIRRQAEGFTQAQERLPDLAALVNQRDWTFTRNLIHGPMQEVGREMLYINQRLLPTDRAEANKLATKLKEALADVDEAARLQDGTRLQKSYTSVATGFANYARVIPAEALS, encoded by the coding sequence ATGCTGAGCGCCCTGCGTCGCATCGCTGCGTTTTGCCTCTGCGTGTGCCTCTGCTTCGGCCTCGCGGCCTGCAGCGGTAATGGCAATGCCAAGCCCGCAACGATTAGCCCTGAAGACATGGCAGTCATCCGCAGGCAGGCTGAGGGATTCACGCAAGCCCAAGAACGTCTTCCAGATCTGGCAGCCCTCGTCAATCAGCGCGATTGGACTTTTACCCGCAACCTGATTCACGGACCCATGCAAGAGGTTGGTCGCGAGATGTTGTACATCAATCAACGCCTCCTTCCAACCGATCGCGCCGAAGCCAACAAATTGGCAACAAAGCTCAAAGAAGCTCTCGCTGATGTGGATGAGGCCGCCCGTCTCCAAGATGGAACACGCTTGCAAAAGTCCTACACATCCGTTGCAACGGGTTTTGCTAATTACGCTCGCGTTATTCCCGCTGAAGCTCTGAGCTGA
- a CDS encoding FAD-binding oxidoreductase: protein MIGAGAVGAGTAWHLARQGHDVTLIDPSLDAPLQRSNSHDQALNGTAASLGVLMGNVFRRSSGRAWRLRQRSMELWPQWVERLNHPESPLQLDTPLIQLASSSLESERMQSLAKQRPELGLESFSSESTEALQTSDQIPWPNPGHGGLCSQNDGRIDPFALQRALRRSLKAEKVALLPARVTTLHRPNPGDGNRWRLDLNTGHNTYCDVVVICTALASAQLLQPLGHAFPMEAVLGQVLDLEVSATTKAWDHWPAVLVCNGINLIRHGDNRLWLGATLEQGEEPSANEPSIMRRLDGLAPNWLQQAEVVDQWHGLRARPSGRPAPLLEVLEPGLILASGHYRNGVLLAPATADWVGQQMMSTTKIPAS, encoded by the coding sequence GTGATTGGTGCTGGTGCCGTCGGCGCCGGCACGGCTTGGCATTTAGCCCGTCAAGGACACGACGTCACGCTGATTGATCCGTCATTAGACGCACCTCTTCAGCGCAGCAACAGCCATGACCAAGCCCTCAATGGCACGGCTGCTTCACTTGGCGTCTTGATGGGGAACGTGTTTCGTCGATCCAGCGGACGTGCTTGGCGGCTGCGTCAACGCAGCATGGAACTCTGGCCTCAATGGGTGGAGAGGCTCAACCATCCCGAGTCCCCCCTGCAGCTCGACACTCCACTGATCCAGCTGGCTTCTAGCTCCTTGGAATCAGAACGCATGCAGAGTCTTGCCAAGCAACGCCCCGAGCTTGGACTCGAAAGCTTCAGCTCAGAGAGCACAGAGGCTCTGCAAACGTCCGATCAGATTCCCTGGCCCAATCCTGGGCACGGAGGATTGTGTTCCCAAAACGACGGACGGATTGATCCCTTCGCCCTGCAACGGGCGTTACGACGGAGCCTCAAGGCCGAAAAGGTGGCTCTTCTACCAGCTCGCGTGACGACGCTCCATCGCCCGAATCCAGGTGATGGAAACCGCTGGCGCCTGGACCTGAACACAGGCCACAACACTTACTGCGACGTTGTTGTGATCTGCACAGCCTTAGCCAGTGCACAGTTGTTGCAACCTCTAGGGCACGCGTTCCCGATGGAAGCAGTCCTAGGCCAGGTGCTGGACCTTGAAGTGTCGGCCACCACTAAGGCCTGGGATCACTGGCCAGCAGTGCTGGTCTGCAACGGAATCAATCTGATTCGTCATGGAGACAACAGGCTTTGGCTGGGCGCAACCCTCGAACAAGGTGAGGAACCTTCCGCCAATGAACCTTCAATCATGCGCCGATTGGATGGCCTGGCACCGAACTGGCTGCAACAGGCTGAGGTCGTTGATCAATGGCATGGCCTCAGGGCCAGACCCTCGGGACGGCCAGCTCCATTGCTTGAGGTGTTGGAGCCAGGCTTGATTTTGGCCAGCGGTCATTATCGAAACGGCGTTCTTTTGGCGCCTGCTACGGCAGACTGGGTTGGTCAGCAAATGATGTCTACAACGAAGATTCCAGCCTCCTGA
- the pstS gene encoding phosphate ABC transporter substrate-binding protein PstS has translation MRRHSLNRSSTTLIGVAAAFSLAACASSDQGTGNQQGRLSAAGASFPAAIYQRWFQDLAPQGIQVNYQSIGSGAGVRQFTAGTVDFGASDKPMQAEAIAKVSRGVVQVPMTAGAIAVAYQNPGCELKLTREQLAGIFLGTIRDYSALGCQSKAIKVVHRSDGSGTTYNFTKHLSAISPKWSNAVGASKSVQWPTGVGAKGNEGVAAQLTQIDGGIGYVELAYVKGDLQAAAVQNGSGQQVVPTNASASKALGSIDLGPNLIGSNANPMEGYPIVTFTWVLAYANGNGSNTAVLKSTFDYMLSEVSQAKAPELGYVSLPPEVIVQAKAAANTIKE, from the coding sequence ATGCGTCGCCATTCCTTGAACCGTTCCAGCACGACACTGATCGGTGTTGCAGCAGCTTTCAGTCTTGCTGCCTGCGCGTCGAGCGATCAGGGAACTGGCAACCAACAGGGCCGTCTATCAGCCGCAGGGGCATCATTCCCAGCTGCGATTTACCAACGCTGGTTCCAAGATCTGGCGCCCCAAGGAATCCAGGTCAACTACCAATCCATTGGATCAGGTGCGGGAGTCCGTCAATTCACTGCTGGCACCGTTGATTTCGGGGCCTCTGACAAGCCCATGCAGGCCGAGGCCATTGCCAAAGTGAGTCGCGGCGTCGTTCAGGTGCCGATGACAGCAGGCGCCATTGCGGTGGCTTACCAGAATCCAGGCTGTGAATTGAAGCTCACGCGAGAGCAACTCGCTGGAATCTTTTTAGGCACCATTCGTGACTACAGCGCATTGGGTTGCCAATCCAAAGCAATCAAGGTGGTGCATCGCTCCGATGGCTCTGGCACCACGTACAACTTCACCAAGCACCTCTCTGCCATCAGTCCGAAATGGAGCAACGCTGTAGGCGCCAGTAAATCCGTGCAATGGCCTACAGGTGTAGGTGCCAAAGGCAACGAGGGTGTGGCCGCCCAACTCACCCAGATCGATGGCGGGATTGGCTATGTCGAGCTGGCCTACGTCAAAGGTGATCTACAGGCGGCGGCTGTTCAAAACGGCTCAGGACAACAGGTGGTACCCACTAATGCCTCGGCAAGCAAAGCCTTGGGTTCGATCGACCTCGGACCCAATCTCATCGGTAGCAATGCCAACCCTATGGAGGGCTATCCCATCGTGACCTTCACTTGGGTGCTTGCCTACGCCAACGGCAACGGCAGCAACACGGCCGTACTCAAATCAACGTTCGATTACATGTTGTCTGAGGTATCACAGGCGAAAGCACCCGAGCTGGGCTACGTCTCCCTTCCCCCAGAGGTGATCGTTCAAGCCAAGGCAGCGGCGAATACGATTAAGGAGTAA
- the dnaK gene encoding molecular chaperone DnaK, with protein MGKVVGIDLGTTNSCVSVMEGGKPTVIANAEGFRTTPSVVAYTKNQDQLVGQIAKRQAVMNTDNTFYSVKRFIGRRVDEVNEESKEVSYGVEKAGSNVKVKCPVLDKQFAPEEVSAQVLRKLAEDAGKYLGETVTQAVITVPAYFNDSQRQATKDAGKIAGLEVLRIINEPTAAALAYGLDKKSNERILVFDLGGGTFDVSVLEVGDGVFEVLSTSGDTHLGGDDFDKVIVDHLANSFKSNEGIDLRQDKQALQRLTEAAEKAKIELSSATQSEINLPFITATPEGPKHLDLTLTRGKFEELASTLIDRCRIPVEQALKDAKLSSSELDEIVMVGGSTRIPAVLELVKRTTGKDPNQTVNPDEVVAIGAAIQGGVLAGEVKDILLLDVTPLSLGVETLGGVMTKMITRNTTVPTKKSETYSTAVDGQTNVEIHVLQGEREMASDNKSLGTFRLDGIPAAPRGVPQIEVTFDIDANGILSVTAKDKGSGKEQSISITGASTLSDNEVEKMVKDAESNASADKEKREKIDLKNQAETLAYQAEKQLAELGDKVDAEAKAKVEEKAAKLKEATEKEDFESMKTLLEELQQELYTVGASVYQQAGAEAAASGEEGAASNSGDGSSNSDDVIDAEFTETK; from the coding sequence ATGGGCAAGGTTGTCGGCATTGATTTAGGTACCACCAACAGTTGTGTCTCGGTGATGGAGGGCGGCAAGCCCACCGTGATCGCCAATGCTGAGGGCTTCCGCACCACTCCATCGGTGGTGGCCTACACAAAAAATCAGGATCAGCTGGTCGGTCAGATCGCGAAGCGTCAAGCGGTGATGAACACCGACAACACGTTTTATTCTGTCAAGCGCTTCATTGGTCGCCGCGTTGATGAGGTCAACGAGGAATCAAAAGAGGTGAGCTACGGCGTTGAAAAGGCCGGCTCCAATGTGAAAGTCAAGTGCCCCGTTCTCGACAAGCAGTTCGCCCCTGAAGAGGTGAGTGCCCAGGTGCTGCGCAAGCTGGCCGAAGACGCCGGTAAGTACCTCGGTGAAACCGTGACCCAAGCGGTGATTACCGTTCCCGCTTACTTCAACGATTCGCAGCGCCAGGCCACAAAAGACGCCGGCAAGATCGCAGGCCTGGAAGTGCTGCGCATCATTAATGAGCCAACAGCTGCGGCGTTGGCCTACGGCCTCGATAAAAAGAGCAACGAACGCATCCTTGTGTTCGACCTTGGCGGCGGCACCTTTGATGTGTCTGTGCTGGAAGTTGGAGATGGTGTGTTTGAAGTGCTCTCCACTTCGGGTGACACGCACCTTGGTGGTGATGACTTCGACAAGGTGATTGTTGACCATCTCGCCAACAGTTTCAAATCCAACGAAGGTATAGATCTCCGTCAGGACAAGCAGGCTCTGCAGCGTCTAACCGAAGCTGCTGAGAAGGCGAAAATTGAGCTGTCGAGTGCGACCCAGAGCGAAATCAATTTGCCCTTTATTACGGCGACCCCGGAGGGACCTAAGCATCTTGATCTCACCCTGACGCGCGGCAAGTTTGAAGAGTTGGCTTCCACGCTGATCGATCGTTGCCGCATCCCGGTTGAGCAGGCTCTGAAAGACGCAAAGCTCTCATCAAGTGAGCTTGACGAGATTGTGATGGTGGGTGGCTCCACCCGGATCCCGGCTGTGCTCGAGCTTGTGAAGCGCACCACTGGCAAGGACCCCAACCAGACCGTGAACCCTGATGAGGTGGTGGCGATCGGTGCCGCCATTCAAGGTGGTGTTTTGGCTGGTGAAGTCAAAGACATCCTGCTGCTGGATGTCACACCCCTATCCCTAGGCGTCGAGACGCTTGGTGGGGTGATGACGAAAATGATCACGAGGAACACCACCGTTCCAACCAAAAAATCAGAGACGTATTCCACTGCTGTGGATGGTCAAACCAACGTTGAGATTCACGTGCTCCAGGGTGAGCGCGAGATGGCCTCAGATAACAAGAGTCTTGGCACCTTCCGTCTCGATGGCATCCCAGCTGCCCCTCGTGGTGTGCCTCAGATTGAAGTCACGTTTGACATTGACGCCAATGGCATCCTCAGCGTGACCGCGAAGGACAAGGGCAGCGGCAAGGAGCAGTCGATCTCGATCACAGGAGCCTCCACCCTTTCTGACAATGAAGTCGAGAAGATGGTGAAGGATGCCGAGAGTAATGCCAGTGCTGATAAGGAGAAGCGCGAGAAAATCGACCTGAAGAATCAGGCTGAAACTCTCGCGTATCAGGCTGAAAAGCAGCTGGCTGAACTCGGCGACAAGGTTGATGCCGAGGCCAAGGCCAAGGTTGAAGAGAAGGCCGCCAAGCTCAAGGAAGCGACTGAAAAAGAGGACTTTGAGTCGATGAAGACCCTCCTTGAGGAGTTACAGCAGGAGCTCTACACCGTTGGTGCATCTGTTTACCAACAGGCTGGTGCGGAAGCTGCAGCTTCTGGTGAAGAGGGCGCAGCTAGTAACTCTGGCGATGGATCTAGCAATTCTGATGATGTCATCGATGCTGAATTCACAGAAACCAAGTAA
- a CDS encoding shikimate dehydrogenase, producing the protein MISGTTSLVALLGQPVSHSLSPVMQNAALKAMGLDWSFMALPCSADDLATVLKGMEAVGCRGLNVTIPHKQAVSLLCDELSPLAQRLGAVNTLTPLVNGGWHGHNTDVEGFLAPLLQNNANWSGTRTVVLGCGGSARAVVAGLQDLKPSEITIVGRRAETLHPFCNDLQQGRPANSVLLQPLLDTDPHLQTRIQQADLVVNTTPVGMSSHQPDRGPALPLGLDIWDKLNAQTVLYDLIYTPRPTPWLERGKRLGCRTYDGLEMLVQQGAAALRRWSGIDEVPVDAMREAALKNLSHP; encoded by the coding sequence ATGATCAGCGGAACCACATCACTGGTCGCACTGTTGGGACAACCAGTGAGCCACTCACTCTCACCGGTGATGCAAAACGCAGCCCTGAAGGCGATGGGGCTCGACTGGAGCTTCATGGCCCTGCCCTGCAGCGCTGATGATCTCGCCACCGTGCTCAAGGGAATGGAGGCCGTGGGGTGCCGTGGCCTCAACGTCACCATCCCCCACAAACAGGCCGTCTCCTTGCTCTGTGACGAACTCAGTCCGCTGGCTCAACGACTCGGGGCCGTGAATACCCTCACTCCATTGGTCAATGGTGGCTGGCACGGACACAACACCGACGTAGAAGGTTTTTTGGCCCCGCTCCTACAGAACAACGCGAACTGGAGCGGAACACGAACTGTGGTGTTGGGGTGTGGCGGCAGCGCCCGAGCCGTTGTAGCGGGATTGCAGGACTTAAAACCAAGCGAGATCACAATCGTGGGGCGTCGGGCTGAAACGCTCCACCCGTTTTGCAACGATCTCCAGCAAGGCAGACCAGCCAACAGTGTTCTGTTACAACCACTTTTAGACACTGACCCGCACCTTCAAACCCGAATTCAGCAAGCGGATCTAGTGGTCAACACCACCCCAGTTGGCATGAGCAGCCATCAGCCTGATCGAGGTCCCGCCCTGCCGCTCGGCCTGGACATTTGGGACAAGCTCAACGCTCAGACCGTGCTCTACGACCTCATCTACACACCACGGCCCACGCCATGGTTAGAGCGCGGGAAGAGGTTGGGCTGCCGCACCTATGACGGCTTGGAAATGCTTGTGCAGCAAGGAGCCGCCGCTCTGCGGCGTTGGAGCGGCATCGATGAGGTTCCAGTAGACGCGATGCGGGAAGCAGCACTCAAAAATCTGAGCCATCCCTAA
- a CDS encoding Tic20 family protein: MPIPIWQRLLGLLVYVLPWSDAIPIGQHLLIQFPVLQWLTLPALPLFILERGIPFGLGNLLVFFLLFLAVVRNPNVPYFIRFNTLQALLVDIIVVIISYAFAILPIGGGLMMRTLSSTVVVGVLAVVIFALIECSRGREPDLPGLSQAVRMQLY, from the coding sequence GTGCCCATCCCCATCTGGCAGCGCCTGCTTGGTTTGTTGGTTTACGTGTTGCCATGGAGCGATGCCATCCCCATCGGCCAACATCTGCTCATTCAGTTTCCTGTGTTGCAGTGGCTGACCCTGCCGGCCTTGCCTCTGTTCATTTTGGAACGGGGTATTCCTTTCGGTCTTGGGAATCTTCTGGTGTTTTTCTTGCTGTTCTTGGCGGTGGTGAGGAATCCAAACGTTCCCTACTTCATTCGCTTCAACACCTTGCAAGCGCTGTTGGTTGACATCATTGTGGTGATCATTAGCTATGCGTTCGCCATCCTGCCTATCGGTGGCGGACTGATGATGCGCACCCTTTCCAGCACTGTTGTTGTAGGTGTTCTGGCGGTTGTGATCTTTGCCCTAATCGAGTGTTCTCGAGGCCGTGAGCCCGACCTACCGGGCTTAAGTCAAGCGGTTCGCATGCAGTTGTACTGA
- the rpsF gene encoding 30S ribosomal protein S6 has translation MTQQPYYETMYILRPDIPEEEVESHVTKYRDILTETGAEVLDNQMKGKRRLAYPIAKHKEGIYVQLSHNGDGQQVGVIEKAMRLSEDVIRYLTVKQEGPLPAPRVAPGTEAPAEPEAAAPA, from the coding sequence ATGACCCAACAGCCTTACTACGAGACCATGTACATCCTCCGTCCGGACATCCCGGAAGAGGAAGTTGAGTCTCACGTGACCAAATACCGCGACATCTTGACTGAGACGGGTGCCGAGGTTCTCGACAACCAAATGAAAGGCAAGCGTCGTCTGGCCTATCCGATTGCCAAGCACAAAGAAGGCATCTACGTGCAGCTGAGCCATAACGGTGATGGCCAACAAGTGGGCGTTATCGAAAAAGCAATGCGTCTCAGTGAAGATGTGATTCGCTACCTCACCGTGAAGCAAGAAGGTCCATTGCCTGCTCCTCGCGTTGCACCTGGAACAGAAGCACCAGCCGAACCTGAAGCTGCTGCTCCTGCCTGA
- a CDS encoding argininosuccinate synthase, which yields MGRATKVVLAYSGGVDTSVCIPYLKQEWGVEEVITFAADLGQGDELEPIRLKALEAGASQSLVGDLIKPFIEDFAFPAIRANALYEGRYPLSTALARPLIARRLVEVAREVGADAVAHGCTGKGNDQVRFDVAIASLAPDLKVLTPAREWGMSREETIAYGERFGMPSPVSKKSPYSIDLNLLGRSIEAGPLEDPMVAPPEEVFAMTRSVDQAPNDAEEIEIQFEGGNPVAINGKGLDPVALIREANRLAGTHGIGRLDMIENRVVGIKSREIYETPGLLLLIQAHQELESLTLAADVLRTKRQLEMQWADLVYQGLWFGPLKEALDGFMDRTQIHVNGVVRLKLHKGNATVTGRASAANSLYVPEMASYGSEDKFDHRAAEGFIYVWGLPTRLWAAKHRR from the coding sequence ATGGGACGCGCAACCAAGGTCGTTCTCGCTTATTCCGGTGGGGTGGACACCAGCGTCTGCATCCCTTACCTCAAGCAGGAATGGGGTGTTGAGGAGGTGATCACTTTCGCCGCTGATCTCGGTCAGGGCGATGAACTGGAACCGATACGACTCAAAGCACTCGAAGCTGGAGCCAGTCAGTCTTTGGTTGGTGATCTGATTAAGCCCTTCATCGAGGACTTTGCCTTTCCGGCGATTCGCGCCAATGCTCTTTATGAGGGTCGTTATCCCCTCTCAACGGCCCTTGCTCGCCCCTTGATTGCCCGTCGCCTAGTAGAGGTGGCACGGGAGGTAGGAGCTGATGCTGTGGCCCATGGTTGTACGGGCAAGGGAAACGATCAGGTGCGATTTGATGTTGCGATTGCATCGCTTGCCCCCGACTTGAAGGTATTAACCCCAGCCCGTGAATGGGGGATGAGCCGAGAGGAAACGATCGCTTATGGCGAGCGATTTGGCATGCCGTCTCCCGTGAGCAAAAAATCTCCTTATTCGATCGATCTCAACCTGCTCGGGCGCAGCATTGAAGCTGGTCCCTTGGAAGATCCGATGGTGGCGCCACCAGAAGAGGTCTTTGCGATGACCCGTTCCGTGGATCAAGCCCCTAACGATGCCGAGGAGATCGAGATCCAGTTTGAAGGCGGAAATCCTGTTGCCATCAATGGCAAAGGGCTGGATCCCGTTGCGCTGATCCGAGAAGCCAACCGTTTGGCAGGCACCCATGGCATTGGTCGTCTCGACATGATCGAGAACCGTGTGGTGGGGATTAAAAGTCGGGAGATTTACGAAACGCCTGGGTTGCTGCTGTTGATTCAGGCGCATCAGGAGTTGGAGAGTCTCACTCTTGCTGCCGATGTGTTGCGGACCAAGCGACAGCTTGAGATGCAATGGGCAGATCTCGTGTATCAGGGCCTTTGGTTTGGCCCTCTTAAAGAGGCTCTTGATGGCTTTATGGATCGCACCCAGATCCATGTGAATGGGGTCGTGCGCCTCAAGCTTCACAAGGGCAATGCCACGGTCACGGGGAGAGCTTCTGCAGCCAACAGCTTGTACGTCCCCGAGATGGCTTCATACGGCAGCGAAGATAAATTTGATCATCGTGCTGCTGAAGGCTTTATCTACGTTTGGGGCTTACCCACACGCTTGTGGGCCGCCAAGCATCGGCGTTGA
- a CDS encoding DUF3134 domain-containing protein, with product MSSELSALDNINPALTRYGRKEPAPVLPLREEPDLLSWLETSGRLVEDEESSTAEVSTVEEEELSALMGEKEDYNAADEQTEENWED from the coding sequence GTGTCGTCTGAGTTGAGCGCCCTCGACAACATCAATCCAGCTCTCACGCGTTACGGGCGGAAAGAACCCGCACCGGTCTTGCCCCTGCGCGAAGAGCCCGATTTGCTGAGCTGGCTTGAAACAAGCGGTCGCCTTGTAGAAGACGAGGAATCCAGCACAGCTGAAGTGAGCACAGTGGAAGAAGAAGAGCTCTCCGCTCTCATGGGCGAAAAAGAGGATTACAACGCTGCCGATGAGCAAACAGAAGAGAATTGGGAAGATTGA
- the mraY gene encoding phospho-N-acetylmuramoyl-pentapeptide-transferase, giving the protein MKERDVNDAQETPTPLEGKVSAGVLAVVVVAAAFASDRWIPNSLLSLPLLIATLIAAIVTWWGVPKLRGLKLGQVIREEGPEAHLSKSGTPTMGGLLVVPVGVIVGGLISWSGQPAEQLLAVAFITLAYMVVGGIDDWRSLTKHTNTGLTPRGKLLLQALAAVIFLIWAGMRGWISGDVALPFDITLPLGWMIWPLAVFVFLAESNATNLTDGLDGLAAGCGALVFTGMALQLTLRGNSGDPSLAGFCMAMAGCWIGFLVHNRNPAKVFMGDTGSLAMGAALTAVALLTNSLWPLLVMGGVFLAESLSVIIQVWVFKATKGTNGVGRRVFRMSPLHHHFELGGTPEQTVVPGFWLATIGLVLLGLALRPL; this is encoded by the coding sequence TTGAAGGAACGGGACGTGAACGACGCACAAGAGACTCCCACACCCCTAGAGGGGAAAGTCTCTGCTGGTGTACTTGCCGTTGTTGTGGTTGCAGCAGCGTTTGCATCAGACCGCTGGATCCCCAATAGCCTGCTGAGCCTCCCCTTACTGATTGCGACGCTGATCGCTGCAATCGTGACCTGGTGGGGTGTGCCCAAGCTTCGAGGCTTAAAGCTCGGGCAAGTGATTCGAGAAGAGGGACCAGAGGCCCATCTCAGCAAATCTGGAACCCCAACGATGGGTGGGCTGCTGGTCGTGCCGGTCGGCGTGATCGTGGGCGGCCTGATCAGTTGGAGCGGTCAACCCGCTGAACAACTTTTAGCCGTGGCTTTCATCACACTCGCCTACATGGTGGTGGGAGGAATTGACGATTGGCGCAGTCTCACCAAACACACCAACACCGGTTTAACGCCACGCGGAAAATTACTGCTTCAAGCCTTAGCAGCCGTAATCTTTCTGATCTGGGCAGGAATGCGCGGTTGGATCAGTGGCGATGTGGCCTTGCCGTTTGATATCACCCTTCCCTTGGGCTGGATGATTTGGCCACTTGCGGTCTTTGTGTTTTTAGCTGAAAGCAACGCCACCAACCTCACCGATGGCTTGGATGGTCTTGCCGCCGGCTGCGGGGCCCTGGTGTTCACCGGGATGGCACTTCAGCTCACACTGCGCGGAAACAGCGGAGATCCAAGTCTTGCTGGCTTCTGCATGGCGATGGCAGGCTGTTGGATTGGTTTTCTTGTACACAACCGCAATCCAGCCAAAGTGTTTATGGGCGACACCGGCTCTCTGGCCATGGGAGCTGCTCTCACAGCGGTGGCCCTATTAACGAACAGCCTTTGGCCGTTGCTCGTGATGGGCGGAGTTTTCCTAGCGGAATCTCTCTCCGTGATCATTCAAGTGTGGGTCTTTAAAGCAACCAAAGGCACTAATGGTGTTGGGCGCCGGGTGTTCCGAATGTCTCCCTTGCACCACCATTTCGAACTAGGAGGGACACCAGAGCAAACGGTCGTACCGGGATTTTGGTTGGCAACGATAGGGCTCGTGTTGCTCGGATTGGCCTTACGCCCCCTATGA
- a CDS encoding ParA family protein, which translates to MFVTTFGQKGGVAKTCTSIHLAAHWANSGRSVVLVDSDRNRSATAYASRGLLPFDVVPMEAAAKATRGAEIVVTDGQASSNEEELKNLVEGSDFIVLPTTAQSRSIELTVEMSCMLNKFDIPYAALIVKADARKKASIQFARSILGGFDIQVLDSEIPLLNAFENAETEGVTVDRAVAKNGRSDRRRMLGFFAYSQACREIELLMPKPKVIPMPMGWNLSRLEDRAA; encoded by the coding sequence GTGTTTGTCACTACTTTTGGGCAAAAAGGAGGAGTAGCTAAAACCTGCACAAGTATTCATCTTGCTGCTCATTGGGCCAATAGTGGTCGCTCTGTTGTCTTGGTTGATTCTGATCGCAATCGATCAGCCACTGCATACGCCTCTAGAGGTTTGCTCCCATTTGATGTTGTGCCCATGGAAGCGGCGGCAAAAGCAACAAGGGGTGCAGAAATTGTCGTCACTGATGGTCAGGCCAGTAGCAATGAAGAGGAGCTAAAGAATTTAGTTGAAGGGTCTGATTTTATTGTTCTCCCTACAACTGCACAAAGCAGATCAATAGAATTAACGGTGGAAATGTCATGCATGCTGAACAAGTTTGATATCCCTTATGCAGCACTCATCGTGAAGGCGGATGCGAGAAAGAAAGCTTCGATTCAATTTGCCCGGAGCATCTTGGGTGGTTTTGATATCCAAGTTCTTGACTCAGAAATTCCATTGTTAAATGCTTTTGAAAATGCTGAGACTGAGGGAGTCACTGTTGATCGGGCAGTCGCGAAAAATGGGAGATCTGATCGCCGAAGAATGTTGGGATTTTTCGCCTACTCACAAGCTTGCCGTGAAATTGAACTGTTAATGCCGAAGCCAAAGGTCATTCCTATGCCTATGGGTTGGAATCTTTCACGCCTAGAAGATCGTGCTGCCTAA